A window of the Polaribacter sp. HaHaR_3_91 genome harbors these coding sequences:
- a CDS encoding bifunctional 3-deoxy-7-phosphoheptulonate synthase/chorismate mutase type II, with protein MENTKELRTWLDDMKLNHPLVIAGPCSAETEEQVLKIAHELKDSDVSYFRAGIWKPRTRPGMFEGVGEIGLHWLKKVKEETGMKTCTEVANAAHVKLALEHDVDLLWIGARSTVSPFIMQEIADALAGTDKIVLVKNPVNPDLALWLGGIERLYTAGIKNLGAIHRGFSTYEKSKYRNNPEWQLAIEFQNKFPDLPLINDPSHITGKRDMIFDVCQTALDLNFDGLMIETHYDPENAWSDAAQQVTPDALKQIMVDLKVKKETETAVSYREPLENLRAQINVVDDQLIDLLGKRMQVADKIGQLKKDQNVAVLQSRRWNEILGNMVMEGSSKGLSEEFVLKMFKAIHQESIVHQEKIING; from the coding sequence ATGGAGAATACAAAAGAATTGAGAACATGGTTGGACGATATGAAATTAAATCATCCACTAGTAATAGCAGGGCCTTGTAGTGCAGAAACCGAAGAACAGGTTTTAAAGATTGCACACGAACTAAAAGATTCTGATGTAAGCTATTTTAGAGCAGGAATATGGAAACCAAGAACAAGACCAGGAATGTTTGAAGGTGTTGGAGAAATTGGTTTACACTGGTTAAAAAAAGTAAAAGAAGAAACAGGTATGAAAACCTGTACAGAAGTTGCAAATGCAGCCCACGTAAAGTTAGCTTTAGAACACGATGTAGATTTATTATGGATTGGTGCACGTTCTACTGTATCACCTTTTATCATGCAAGAAATTGCAGATGCATTAGCAGGTACAGATAAAATTGTATTGGTTAAAAATCCAGTAAATCCAGATTTAGCTTTATGGTTAGGTGGTATCGAAAGATTATATACTGCAGGAATCAAAAATTTAGGAGCAATTCACAGAGGTTTTTCAACGTATGAAAAATCTAAATATAGAAATAATCCAGAATGGCAATTAGCTATCGAGTTTCAAAATAAGTTTCCAGATTTACCATTAATCAACGATCCATCTCATATCACAGGAAAGAGAGACATGATTTTTGATGTTTGTCAGACTGCTTTAGATTTAAACTTTGATGGTTTAATGATTGAGACTCATTACGACCCAGAAAATGCTTGGTCTGATGCTGCACAACAAGTTACGCCGGATGCTTTAAAGCAAATAATGGTAGACTTAAAAGTGAAGAAAGAAACTGAGACTGCAGTTAGTTACAGAGAACCTTTAGAAAATTTAAGAGCTCAAATTAACGTGGTAGATGATCAATTAATCGATTTATTAGGTAAAAGAATGCAAGTTGCCGATAAAATTGGTCAATTAAAGAAAGATCAAAACGTAGCTGTTTTACAATCACGTCGTTGGAACGAGATTTTAGGAAACATGGTTATGGAAGGTAGTAGCAAAGGTTTAAGTGAAGAGTTTGTTTTAAAAATGTTTAAAGCAATTCATCAAGAATCTATCGTTCACCAAGAAAAAATTATCAACGGATAA